One Gloeobacter morelensis MG652769 DNA window includes the following coding sequences:
- a CDS encoding trypsin-like serine peptidase: MIHITSMRGFCASLCVSLLTMGAVAHAQPPVADLAGGPLPVDHPAAQADPAFMGLPDLVPPPYDSNSPRLPESLALREVGYNPLTGEVRTGAPVKLPVGNLSSFTPAYAGPDGDNADPGADSVIGTDNRVQITSTTTFPYRAVTKLNVQFPYGAGGCSGILIAAKYVLTAGHCIYSPSSGGWATSVQVIPGQSGSYQPYGAYSATYIRTFSSWTSYSDPNYDMALITLNSSVGNTTGWMGYGYDSTIVGTTGNIAGYPGDKGGSTMWYDNDPVISASTYRVTYNIDTYGGQSGSGVYQSSGSTLTVFATHTNGGSSNSGTRIDSSKNSTLGSWISSGY, from the coding sequence ATGATCCACATCACATCCATGCGCGGGTTCTGTGCCAGTCTGTGCGTCTCGCTGTTGACGATGGGCGCCGTTGCCCACGCCCAGCCTCCCGTTGCCGATCTTGCAGGCGGGCCTCTGCCCGTCGACCACCCCGCCGCCCAGGCCGATCCGGCGTTTATGGGGCTGCCGGACCTCGTCCCGCCGCCCTACGACTCCAATAGTCCCCGGCTGCCGGAATCGCTGGCCCTCAGAGAAGTAGGCTACAACCCGCTCACCGGTGAGGTGCGCACGGGTGCCCCGGTGAAGCTGCCGGTGGGCAACCTCTCCAGCTTCACCCCCGCTTACGCGGGTCCGGACGGAGATAACGCCGACCCCGGTGCCGACAGCGTCATCGGCACCGACAACCGCGTGCAGATTACCAGCACTACCACCTTTCCCTACCGGGCGGTCACCAAGCTCAACGTCCAGTTTCCCTACGGTGCCGGCGGCTGCTCCGGGATTTTGATTGCCGCCAAGTACGTGCTCACCGCCGGGCACTGCATCTACAGCCCCAGTTCCGGCGGCTGGGCCACCAGCGTCCAGGTGATCCCCGGCCAGAGCGGTTCCTATCAGCCCTACGGCGCCTACTCCGCCACCTACATCCGCACCTTCAGCTCCTGGACCTCCTATAGCGATCCCAACTACGACATGGCGCTGATCACCCTCAATTCGTCCGTGGGCAACACCACCGGCTGGATGGGTTACGGCTACGATTCGACGATCGTCGGCACCACCGGCAACATCGCCGGGTATCCTGGCGACAAAGGCGGCTCGACGATGTGGTACGACAACGACCCGGTGATCAGCGCCAGCACCTACCGGGTCACCTACAACATCGACACCTACGGCGGCCAGAGCGGCAGCGGCGTCTACCAGTCGTCGGGCAGCACGCTCACGGTCTTCGCCACCCACACCAACGGCGGCTCCTCGAATAGCGGCACCCGCATCGATTCGAGTAAAAATAGCACCCTGGGTTCGTGGATCAGCAGCGGGTATTGA
- a CDS encoding HNH endonuclease, with protein sequence MHRCPHCLQDFLLRTEPCPGCIDLAAVRSRAKKAKERRAAYDPVGQIEEWEFWDLLRWYRACPCCGKPWATAGIVARDHIVPVSRGGPNAAKNLQPLCQSCNLWKSDHIIYFDRHFAGRCAPLPEYLLAYLPAIQADPSVQLPLIAPGAVDSTLRYPQATPRQLEAITLVLSSKLPNCEGQIAVDPVDLWLDL encoded by the coding sequence ATGCACCGCTGCCCCCATTGCCTTCAAGATTTTTTGCTGCGCACCGAGCCCTGTCCGGGTTGCATAGATCTGGCCGCCGTGCGCTCGCGCGCCAAAAAAGCGAAGGAGCGCCGCGCCGCCTACGACCCGGTGGGTCAAATCGAGGAGTGGGAATTTTGGGATCTGCTGCGCTGGTACCGCGCGTGTCCCTGCTGCGGCAAGCCCTGGGCCACCGCCGGGATCGTCGCCCGCGATCACATCGTGCCGGTCAGCCGCGGCGGCCCCAACGCGGCGAAGAACCTGCAACCGCTCTGTCAAAGTTGCAACCTCTGGAAGAGCGATCACATCATTTACTTCGACCGCCACTTTGCTGGCCGCTGCGCCCCGCTGCCGGAATACCTGCTGGCTTATCTACCCGCCATCCAGGCGGACCCCTCGGTACAACTGCCCCTGATTGCCCCTGGTGCGGTGGATTCGACCCTGCGCTACCCGCAGGCCACCCCTCGCCAGCTCGAAGCGATTACCCTCGTCCTGAGCAGCAAACTGCCCAATTGCGAAGGTCAGATAGCCGTGGACCCAGTCGATTTATGGTTGGATCTCTAA
- a CDS encoding Uma2 family endonuclease, with the protein MPSLLEEGIAPHPRAFSAGEFHRLQEARILLAHEQQVLVNGCVVSADTRRARLFTANEYHRMAEVGILHPAERVELINGQIFSISPKGPVHTEIVNNLESCLQGLFEGRARLRREQPVDLGELGQPEPDMTVSGQRPRRYVTNHPKPENIRFVVEVADTTLTYDLTIKNETYSRSGIEEYWVVDINNRRVFVFTQPGPSQYRSERICTEDELVSPAAFADAIVPVRVLLDLMES; encoded by the coding sequence ATGCCCTCACTGCTTGAAGAAGGGATTGCTCCGCATCCGCGCGCCTTCAGTGCAGGCGAGTTCCATCGCCTGCAGGAAGCAAGAATTTTGCTCGCGCACGAGCAGCAGGTACTGGTAAACGGCTGTGTTGTGTCCGCAGATACGCGTCGAGCACGTCTATTTACCGCCAATGAGTACCATCGGATGGCCGAGGTGGGTATACTGCACCCTGCCGAGCGCGTCGAACTCATCAATGGCCAAATTTTCTCCATAAGTCCGAAGGGTCCGGTGCACACCGAGATCGTCAACAACCTGGAAAGTTGTCTTCAAGGGTTGTTCGAAGGGCGCGCCCGGTTGCGCAGAGAGCAGCCCGTGGACCTGGGCGAACTGGGTCAACCGGAACCGGACATGACCGTCTCGGGTCAGCGCCCCCGCAGGTACGTCACCAATCATCCAAAGCCCGAGAACATCCGGTTTGTAGTCGAAGTGGCGGACACAACCCTCACTTACGATCTCACCATCAAAAATGAAACGTACTCGCGATCCGGCATCGAGGAATACTGGGTCGTGGATATCAACAACCGCCGGGTTTTTGTCTTCACCCAACCGGGGCCGTCGCAATACCGCAGCGAAAGGATTTGCACAGAGGATGAGTTGGTTTCGCCCGCAGCTTTTGCCGATGCGATCGTTCCCGTTCGGGTGCTGCTAGATCTAATGGAAAGTTAG
- a CDS encoding thiol-disulfide oxidoreductase DCC family protein encodes MPATVIYDGLCNLCVNLVQGLEHLDKGRQFRYVPMQDQTGLERYEVTPGQCEAGMILIDPGPPERRYQGSAAAEEIARRIPGGEAVIAVYRSVPGLPGLGDGCYVQIRDHRYDWFGRRSEVYRSAYPPVVTVV; translated from the coding sequence GTGCCTGCGACGGTGATCTACGACGGCCTGTGCAATCTGTGCGTCAATCTGGTGCAGGGGCTCGAACACCTGGATAAGGGCCGTCAATTTCGCTACGTGCCGATGCAGGATCAAACCGGTCTGGAGCGCTACGAAGTGACCCCCGGCCAGTGCGAAGCGGGGATGATCCTCATCGATCCCGGCCCGCCCGAGCGCCGCTACCAGGGCAGTGCCGCCGCCGAGGAGATCGCCCGCCGGATACCCGGAGGCGAAGCGGTAATTGCCGTTTATCGCTCCGTGCCGGGATTGCCTGGGCTGGGGGATGGTTGTTACGTTCAGATCCGCGACCACCGCTACGACTGGTTTGGTCGGCGCAGTGAAGTTTACCGTAGTGCCTACCCGCCGGTCGTTACGGTGGTCTGA
- a CDS encoding NAD(P)H-binding protein — MKILVMGATGNLGRQVVRRAIDEGHTVRCGVRNREKAQFLEQWGAQLFGGDLREADCYEPLLADIEAVILTVSALASRDGRDKTNNIDNVDDVGVRAFVDAMRGRPLQRLVYTSVLRCDEFAGNKMMCIKRKVEEHIERSGVPYSILRLSAFMQGLIPEFALPILEKKPVRIQRNPSPIAYISTLDAAKFAVAACTLPALENRTVGVSGPEVWDVQAIIKLCDDLSGIKQMPKVSILSEGQKRINELLARMLNPNLIELLRFSEAFATGQTYSADMEAAGELFGIPATSLTKVEPFLQEYFAIIKRRLREKNYQEPKIKSPF; from the coding sequence ATGAAGATCCTGGTGATGGGTGCGACGGGCAACCTGGGACGGCAGGTGGTGCGGCGGGCGATCGACGAGGGACATACGGTCCGCTGCGGGGTGCGCAACCGCGAGAAGGCGCAGTTTCTGGAGCAATGGGGGGCACAACTGTTTGGCGGTGACTTGCGCGAGGCGGACTGCTACGAGCCGCTGCTTGCCGACATCGAGGCGGTGATTCTCACAGTGAGTGCTCTTGCAAGCCGCGACGGACGCGACAAGACCAACAACATCGACAACGTGGATGATGTCGGCGTGCGCGCCTTTGTCGATGCGATGCGCGGTCGGCCCCTCCAGCGGCTGGTCTACACGTCAGTACTGCGCTGCGACGAATTTGCGGGCAACAAAATGATGTGCATCAAGCGCAAAGTCGAGGAGCATATCGAGCGCTCGGGGGTGCCCTACAGCATCCTGCGGCTGAGTGCCTTCATGCAGGGGCTCATTCCCGAATTTGCCCTGCCGATTCTGGAGAAAAAACCCGTGCGCATCCAGCGCAACCCCTCGCCGATTGCCTACATCAGCACCCTGGATGCGGCGAAATTCGCAGTGGCCGCCTGCACCCTCCCTGCCCTCGAAAACCGCACAGTTGGGGTAAGCGGCCCCGAAGTCTGGGATGTCCAGGCCATCATCAAGTTGTGCGACGATCTGTCCGGCATCAAGCAGATGCCCAAGGTGAGCATTCTCTCTGAAGGCCAGAAGCGCATCAACGAACTATTGGCCAGAATGCTCAATCCGAACCTTATCGAGCTGTTGCGCTTCAGCGAGGCGTTCGCCACCGGCCAAACCTACAGCGCCGATATGGAAGCGGCGGGAGAGCTGTTCGGCATTCCCGCCACATCGCTAACCAAGGTAGAACCATTCCTGCAGGAGTACTTCGCAATCATCAAGCGGCGGCTGCGCGAGAAGAACTACCAGGAGCCCAAGATCAAGTCGCCGTTTTAA